The nucleotide window gtgtttgtgtgtgtgcgcgggTGTGTCCCCAGGGGTGGAGTGTGAACGCGGCTGTCCAGTACATCGCCGGGTGACTGGGAACTGGATTTTTCCTGCCCCTTTTTGCAGGGCAGCGCTTCAACCACTAGATTCTAAGGCCGGTCTGCCTGCCGCGTTTGATGTGTGGACATGTgcgtgagaaagagagaagagacagagtatACGTTTGAGTGCGCGTTGTGTATGTCTGAGTTTGCGGGTTCTATGTCTGCCCGCGTGAGCAAGTGTGAAACTAGTACGGGTGAATGTGTGAAATGTGAATGGGTAGTTGTACTGCTGAATAGTGTTGTGTATATGTGAGTGGGCAAAAATGTGAGTGGGTGGGTATGTATTTGCTTAAATTCATCAGTGTACACATGGGTGTGAAAACAAGAACACCCATGCGTGTGTGTATCCGTCGGGAGTTTCCTATGAAGTCTGATGTAGGACCCTGGGGTTTGGGAATGAACGTTTGTGAtgctaatgataatggtattcgtttagcacttactgtgtgtcaaggactgttccaagcactggggtgcacagaagataatcaggatggacatagtccctatctcatttggggttcacagtcaaagtggaaaggagtaggatttaatctccgctgtacagatgaggaaactgaggcacagagaagtaaagtgccttgcccgagatgacacagcagaccggtgtcggagctgcgattagaacccaggtcctctgacttccaagatcgtgctctttccactgcttcccatCACTGTGCAGGTGTGCGTGTAAGACAGGcgtgcagagaacgtgtctagcgactctgctatactgtagaaaagcagcgtggcttagtggaaagagcacgggtttggttgtcaggtcatgggttctaatccccagtcctccacttatcaactgtgtgactttgggcaagtcatttcacttctccgtgcctcagttacctcatctataaaatggggatgaagactgcgagcctcacgtgggacaatctgatgactttgtagctaccccagcgcttagaacagtgcttggcacatagtaagcaccgtttttattattatcattcttactccagcgcttagaacagtgctagccgaattgtacattccaaacgcttagtacagtgctctgcacacattaagagctgaAGAAATAcgataggatgaatgaatgaatgaatggatgaatgaatgaatgaatggcacatagtaaggcttaacaaatagcgtcattatcattattattactccaggggttaaaacagtgcttggcacatagcaagcgcttaacaaataccattattattatcatcattattattactccagaggttagaacagtgcttggcacatagtaaacgcttaacaaataccattatttttatcattattattattactccagaggttagaacagtgcttgggacatagtaagcgtttaacaaataccattattttgatcattattattattactccagaggttagaacagtgcttgggacatagtaagcgcttaacaatacctttgttattatcatcattattattaccccagaagttagaacagtgtttggcacatagtaacgcttaacgaagcaacgtggcttagtggaaagagcgtgggcatgggagtcagaggtcgtgggttctaatcccggctccgccacttgtctactatgtgactctgggcaagtcacttcacttctctgagcccgctacctcacccgtaaaaacggggattaaaaaatgtgagccccacgtggggcaacctgattactctgtatctacccctgcgctttgaacagtgctcagcacatagtaagctctcaacaaatacgataataataattaataccattatcattaccccagaggttagaacagcgcacatagtaaacgcttaaccagtaTCGTCAACAGTATCAATCTCCCCAGCGCTCCCCACAgtgttccgcccacagtaagcgcccagggaGAGCCATCGACGAGTTCGCGAGGTGGAAAGGAAGCGACTTTTTGAGGGGACCCAGGCTCCCGCGTCAAACGCTCCTCACCTCCGTAGTAGGTGTAGGGCGTCGAGCCCAGCATCTCAGACTCGTCGAGCCGGCCGCCCAGCGGGCGCATACGCCGCGGACTCCTGAAGAAGGCGTGTCTCCGTGCGCCCAGGGCGCTCAGCTGCTTCATGCGCCTCTCCTTGGACCGCCGGTTCTGGAACCAGacctgggagaggggctgggatttAGATGGACGAGgccgagaggggcggggcctccacagtgcttggcacatagtaagcgcttaactaataccataatcattactattaaccgcggcccctcccccggcGCGCGGGAGGACTGGTAACCCGATTAATTGgggttatagtaataattatggtatttgtgaaacatcctggtttagtggaaagaacacgggcttgggagtcagaggatgtgggttctaattccggctccacccctcgtctgctttgtgaccttgggtaagccacttaatttgttttgctgtccgtctcccccttttagactgtgtgtccgttgtggggcagggattgtctctatctattccccgactgtacattccaagcccttagtccagtgctctgcacacagtaaacgctcaataaatacgattgaatgaatgaatgaatttaacttctctgtacctcagttacttcatctggaaaacggggattaagactgcgagtcccacgtgggacaacctgattaacttgtaactaccccagcgcttagaactgtgcctggcacatagtaagagcttaacgaacaccataatgataattattaataagcatttactacgtgccaagcactgttctaagcactagggcagatacaaggtaaccaggttgaacacagtctctgtcccataaggggttcacaatctcaaccccccttttatagatgaggtaactgaggaccagagaagtgaagtgacttgcccaaggtcacagagcagataaatgacggagccgggattagaacctacgacctctgactcccaagcccgtgctcttgctactaggccatgctgcttctctatccgaaGAAGTCTCAGGCCGCGAGCTCTAACGGTCCCTTGACCTCTGTTCTCCCAGGGGACAGGCCGGGGGAGCTGAGCCtctgaggaagggggaagggtccGGCCCTCCCTGCCGCCCCCTCTCCGCCCACGGTCCCCGTGGGGGGCGAGCGGGATTCCTGGCAGGGAACGAGCCCGGGATTAGGGGCCCGAGTCTGGCCAGTGAAGCGTTTGGcatttgaagggagaagaaaagttgGGAAGTTAACTCCGCGCGAACCACTCAGGAGTGAAGGATTTCGACACCTCGAGGGTAGGTCCTTAATGAACTCTCCTctccgagccccctccccgcgccctggCCTTACGACCCTCAAACAACTTCATAAAAACAAGTCGGGACCCCTCCCCCAACTGCCCAGCCCGCGacctcctccagcctctctcgCTCCcggtcccctttcttccccctaaaTTTCATCCTTTCCCCGACCagtccctttcctttttctctttgagtctctgcctctcttcctcctcttatctcctctctctgtctctccgtttctgtttctctctccccttctcccttctccgggTACCAGCCGACTAAAGGGTtttcagcacccccccccccctatCCCCCCACATCCACTCCTGTCGGTAGCCTGGCGTCCCGGGTGggcgaggaggggcgggaggaggtcgCAGTCTAGGTCTAACCCCCGGCGGCCTGCAGTCAGGGCAGAGGAAACCCAGTCGAGCCGAGGGTCGGCCGGGCTCTCGGGCCCCTCCCCCCTGCACCTGTCCCCTTCAGACAGATCGGGGCcttcagagggagatgggggtggatgggaggaggaggagggcctagGACCACCTCCTCGCTGAAACCCCGTGCCTCATGGGAGGAGGGGTCTTACCCTGCCTCTCCCGCTGGGGCGGTAGGATCAGCCGGagatggggctggggccggggtctAGAGATGGGGGGccgggagtgggcagggattgtctctctttattgctgtattgtattttccaagcgcttagtagagtgctctgcacacagcaagcgctcaataaataggattgagtgaatgggAGTGGGGGGGGCTCCTCTAAATTAGGCCGCGCAagcgaagggaaaaggggaacgcTTGTCAATGCAGCAGatacccaaaacacacacacacacatacacacacacacacacacatacacacacacccttcccccttTAAACCTACGGTGTCCTTAAAAAAGCACTCCCGACCCCCGACCGTCCAGAGATCTCTCTTCACGAAGGCGCACCTTGGCCCTTCTCCGTAGGGCCGCAGGCACCGCGACGACGGATTCGGGGATGGTCAGGCCCAGCCAGTCCCGAACGGCCGATCCGGCCAcacgccgccccctcctcccgatcCCGACTCtgtgccccccgacccccaccccccgggatgAGGAACGGGAAGCCTAGGACGGGCTGGGCGCGGGGGCGGCCGCTACCTGGATGACCCGCATGTTGAGCCCGGTCTCCTGGGCCAGCTGCTCGCGGATGTGCCGGGTGGGCTTGGGGGTGGCGGCGAAGGCGGCTTTGAGGGTCTCCAGCTGCTTGGCTTTGATGGTGGTGCGGGGCCCGCGCCGCTTCGTGCCCGAGTTCTGCTCCTCGTTCTCGTTGTTGGCCGCCTCCTTGTCCGACGACGTCGAGTGGTCCGTCTCCTTGGGGTCGTCCTGCAGGGGGTCCTGGAGGTCCGGGGATAAACTTCTGTCCGTGCAGGAGGAcactgcggggtggggggcgggaggggagggtgggtgggataGGGGCGTCAGCTCAGAGCCGGCCTCGGGgcgaccctccccacctcccaccggcCGCGTCCCAGCCCGGTTCCCTCGGTccaggggggcgggcagggaccCCGGTTGCATCAGGAAGCCGCTGAGAGGTGGGGGTGCGGGGCCAGACCCGATCGGTCCAGAGTGGgagccccctcctcatcctcaccGGCTCCAGCTCACCCCCCCTTACAACTCCCTCTCTGGCTGAGAAAGTAGGGGGCGGGGGACTCCGGGGTCTACGGGATCCAGGCCTGCTGCCCCTCCAACCCTGCTAGCTTTTCCTTCCTAGATGGCTCATGGTCATCTctggccacccccggcccccaacccgcccccttccccttaaTGCCGTAATTTCGTCAAGGGTGGTGTGGACGGCCCACCGGTTCCGGCCACATGACCCTCCGGACGGGACTGCGGGCGATGAGAAGGGACCGATATTTTCTCTCTTTGCGTCCAGCCAGGACTCGCTCctaccccttctcttctctccccgccccccttcctccgCTTCTCCCGGGGccttccttagaacagtgcttggcacgtagtaagcgcttaacgaataccgtaataataataattcctctcCCTGCAGGGACCCCGGGCCTACCGGAGACCATCCTCACCTTCCCGCCCCTCGCCCGTCCCCTCGGGGCATCCCGAGGAAATCCCCACGCGGGGGCggacgttggggggggggggggcgcgggtacCTGAGTTGAGGCTGCCCTCCTTGAGGCTGGGAGAGTTCAGGTAGTCCTCCTTGCAAACAAACTTGTTCTCGTCGATGACGTACAGCTCCTCGCCGGTGGACAGCTGCTTGTTGCAGACCATGCAGGTGAAGCAGTTGAGGTGGAAGACCTTGTTGCGGGCCTTCCGCACCAGATCGCTCGGGGAGATGCCTTGggcgcagcccgcacacttggtgcCGAATCGCCTAGGGGCGCGGATGGCACAGTGAGCCTTGGGCGGGAGGAGAAAGGACGGGCACGGGGGGCGGATAAAGCgacggcggggtgggggtgggggtggggaaccgGGCCTGACTCCTGCTCCCCTCTTGTGGGAAAAGGgcgagaaaaaaaatccatctcccACCCgaggaaggaggatgaagaggaggagggtgaggaaaacgggggggggggggggggaataggaggagggagaggaggaaaaactgtGTGCGTTGAGATCACGGTGGGGCCTGGAaagcccccctcaccccccaatccCAGTGGAAATCCCAGAATCATTCCGGTTCGGCAGGTGATTTCACGGTTTAGACAAGGACCTGGTCCTTCTCCCTGTacaccgccccgccccctcccggcccccactcTCCCTAGATCACCCCGCTGGAGAAATTTGGGGCGCCCAAGATTGGGAAGGGGTGCTGGGGCTGGGTTGAAGCCGGGTGGGAAGAGGGGCGCCTGGATCTCGCAAGAGAAAATTGGTGATAAGACAGAGAAACCCCTCCCAGGGTCTCTCTCCTGCTTAAGACTCTGGCTCTGACTCAGTCTCCCCCTCCACGGCCAGCCGGTTTCTCCATCTATCGGGGAGCGCGGATCCGGCCGCGGGGCGCCTAGGGGAGGGGGCACTTATTTCCCCCCAACCTCAGAAGACCCCGGCGGGATAGCTGGGGGGTTTCCGCACGGGCCCGAGCAGCCTCGGACGGATCAGCACGGGTTTTCCCGCTCGCGGGCCCGGGCTGAGATGGAAGCCGCAGGGCGGCAGAGAGATGGTGGCCGGGGCGGCGACTTCTGCCCTGGGCACCCCTGATAATAACGACTCCTTTCGGGGGGCTAGTTCCTCGTGCCCACGAACGAGGAAGGTTTTTTCCCCTGCGCCGATCTTGTCCAAAACCTAGataatttctcctcttcctcccagggtcCCCTGGCCGGGTCTCGGGGTTGGGGCCAATAGGCCCCGGGCGCCATCCCTTAGGTTCTGTCCCGCCTGCCCCCGAGCCTCAGTCCTGGGGAGGTGGGTGCCAttcccccccaactccctgaCCCCGGTCGCCCACAttaccatctcccactcccccgcCGGCTTCTCCGAGCAGGCTGAATTGGGGTGACGGTGATGTAGTGAAGGCATTAGAACTCGTAAGTCATTTTGTGTCTTATCCTTCAGCCTAAttggctcctctgccgcttatcaAAAATCATTAAACGCCCCGGGAGTGCCGCCGCCTCAGCTTAGGGGCCTGAAAAGGAAGCTTCCAGGACCGAAGCGGATCTGACATTTAGCCTCCGGCGGCCTTCGGGAGCCCGGCCGAGCCCTCAGGGCCGATTCCCGGCGAGGCTAatcctccgcccccgtcctctggAGTCGCGACCTTCCCCCGGAGCCGGCCTCCACGGACTACCCCGCCCCGCCTCTCCGGGGGCCTCGAGGAAAAGAAGCCCAACTTTCCTAAGGAAGAGGGTCTCTCTGGACCTCCGGGTCTCCCCCTGAGCCtctgactctctctttctctctctctttttctctctctcgctcccacCCTTCCGCTCGCCAACCCCGACTGAAAGAaattgcttttcatttttttctcctctcaaaATAAggcaccccatctcctccctcacccccccatcccccccccccccccgcagttcCCCATCTCTCGTCGCCCCGGATGGTTCGTAGAAAAGTGGAAATTAAAGGTGACGGGCTGGAGTCCCGTTGCGGGCATTGTTCTTGCCGAATTGGAGTTCTCCACCCGGGACTGTGTAACCCAGGAGGGAGGACTAGCCAAACCTCTGCCTGTCTGGGCTAGCGAGGTTAGTCTACATGGctacaaataaaaatgaaaggacAGTCACTAGATTTACTGAGTGGTCTTCATCGgtgccagagagagaaaaaggagagagaaaagtttcGGAGATTTTCACCCACCCCCTGATTTTGTCTCGCCCTCTCGCAGGCTTCCTCGAATGGCCTCAGATCTCAGCCTCTTTAGGAGCCTCCGGGTCGGCGCCTTCCCGCCGACAGTCCCGGCCTCAATCGCAGAAGGGGGGCCCGGGTGTGGAGAACGACCCACCCGCTCACTTTCTTTTCTGCTCTTTCACttcgaggaggaagaggaagaagaagaggagaaggaggagaaggaagaggaggacggagtggaggaggaggcttgGAGGCTCGACTccagggccggaggagggggagtTGGTGgtcggtggggggagaagggaaggtctGGGGAGACAGAACCTGCGCTGAGGAGCACTTACCTGAAAAAGTCATTTTTGCAATAAAGCTTCCCTTCCCGCGAGAAGCACTTCTCCGTCAGATTGCACTTGCACTCACAGCACTGAACGCATTTGATGTGCCAAGCTCGGTCCAGGACGTTGAGCAGAAACCGGTCCAAGATGGGTCGCTCGCATCCTGCACAATGCACCATCatgacccccgccctccccccccctcccggaaAGAGCTCTCCGGagcttccctccccccctcctccctcccccctcctcctcttcctcctcctcctcctccgctgatCCGGCTGCGAGTCCAGGAAGGCTGGAAAGACGAGGTAGGCGGTTGGAGAGGCAGACGAGTTCTCTAGAGGTATTCCTGAACGTGGGGAgggcgatgggggagggggagggagggaaatggcacGGGGGGTGGGGAACTCCTCCGTGGGGGTCACGGCCTCACCCCCTTCGCCTCTGCCCCGAAGCCCCCCGTTCCCCAGTCAGTCCTCTCCCGAGCAGGCGGCGGCGACAGCGGCGACAGCGGCGACAGCGACGATAGCGGCGGCGGCTCCCCCCCACAAGCTTCTTCCCCCTTGGCTGCGGGTCTGGTACTTTTCTCCACTTTCATGCTGTCCCCATTCTCATCTTTGTCTCGCAGCTGACTAATTCGCGCATCCTTATTCAGATTTGGTGACGTGGCGGGGCACGTAGGGAGCCGGCGGGCCAATCCGCGGGGCGTGTCCATGGCAACCTCTTAAATTTATAGCATATCTAAATTGGCTGCAGCATTGGAGTCCGGACAGACCAAAAAAAACAAGGCATCAGTATTGTTGAGTAGTTGATTGTACCTGGTTCTGGGGCTCTTCAGTAAGTATTTACCTTTGCAtttaagggggagggggctggtgggggcgggggcgtttATGTCTAAAAATGAGgagacttctctctgtctctgtttctttctgctccgtctcagtctctctcccagtgcttctctgtctctgtttctgtctcttttcggtctctgtctccttttctcttcctatctctttaagtctctctctttctatttccGCCACTTCGtctctatttttctctcactctcttctgccacTCTGTTTCGGTTTTTtttatctctctatctctgctgcgtctctgcttctgtttctgaatctctctgtctctttctgctctagtcttgtctctgtctctttctgctcagtctttgtctctctctgttcctatCTCTATCTCTTTCTGCTCGGTCTCTCACTCTGCTTCCTTTCTCGCAGCTCTCTgtctctttacctctctgtgtgtctcttctACTCGGTCTCTGTCGCTCCGCCCcagtctctctgtgtgtctcttctGCTCGGTCTCTGTGTCTCCGTCCTAGTCTCCCTGTGCGTCTCTTCTGctcggtctctgtctctcctccacgtgtctgtctctcccctcggtCTCCCGCCCCCTGGTAATGGACTTTGGGCCTATTTCCACCTTTCTCTTGGGACTTGGGCCAAATTGGGGTCGATGAGCGAGAGACCCCCGGACAGAAAACCTAGGTCCAGATACTAGCTGGTTTGGATCCTTTCGGTCCCCCgctccccacatcctccttctttcctttccttctttcgcCCTTGATATGGGGTCGAACTTACCTACACTGAACAGGATTCCCACTCCGCCTGGCTGGATGGTGAATCTGAAAAGAAaaccaccccctctctcccctccctccctctcccgtaCCCCCGCGCCCATCCCCAGGACCCCAGCTTCTAGCTGGTTCTGTCCCGGCTGGATTGGGCGGGAGAAACCCAAGTTTCTGgtcttggagaaggaggaggaggaggggaagagggagggagggagagggtcggggAGAAATGGACTTTGAGCTCAAGGTAGCCAGCTCCCACCCCTTCggttcgccccctccccccacccccggggctctAGCTGGCTTTGTTATACAGCCTGATGCGGGGCTCCgggaggttggggcgggggggggggggggaggtgtccagggggggcggggagtgagAGCTTTTCTCATGATTATGGTTTTATCATGATGCGTTCCTGGAATGCACCGGTTTAGAATCGGCTTTGAAAcacctccccgcccttccccgcgAGGAgccaggcggggagaggggcgtaCAGAGGGGGACGGAAAGAGGCAGTGGGAgtctgtgttggggaggggggttataaagggaggggagaaggggggtacGGATCGGATATTCTTTGTCTCCTTCGTTTCAGGTCCGGAAATTTCCGCCAACCTTGTAGCTGTGGGCAAAAGTGGTTTTCTGGAAGGGGGAGATCGCGAGGGGGGAAGCGAGGCGGGGACAGGGTCAAAGGCTCCCAAGAGGGTCCTTCTTGGGTGGGAGCCGtcgaggaggaagagtgggtctGCGCAGGTCTGTAGCCGTGCCTGGTGAACCTCGCCCCACGGACTGGGTGGGCACGCACCTCCGTCCCCCATTTCCCGGCCCAGTTGAATGGATGTCAATCTGTATCGCTGGTATGGAGTTGGCTGTAGCTCTCGAGCGatcacacaaaacacacacagacacacacagacacacacgcacacgggcACACACGCTATTTATCGCCACCGATACACCTAGCCCATGGAGGCCAGACCCGAAATATTTCGGAGTCGCCGAAGTCGGATCCTCGACTTGGCGTCTGCCCTGGGTTCGGATCTCCGGGGTGTGAGGGAGGCCTGGGAAGGGGTCGATCcaggcccccgtcccgccccgagCCTATGGGGACGGGATTTCTCACTGCGGCCAAGGGGTTGACCGGGCTGCTCTTTGCTAGCCCGGTCAACTAGCCCCTCGTTCTCTCCGCGGAATAGTCCACCCCTCGTGATAGAGGAAACAGGGAAGGCTGGCATTCCGGCCCGCACCGCGCCAACCTCCCCCGCTCCAGCGAGGGGCGGAGGGTGAGGTGCGGGCTGAAAATGGGGCCAGGGTCCCTCGggggtctcctctccccctccatccctccgccctctcctcctctcccccaggatCGCCTTTTTCGGCCTCCGAAGGATGAATCGAGGGAAGCAGCGGCTGAAGGCGACTCTGCTTCCATACACCCCGGAGAtttcatttggggcaggggcgAGCGTCCAAGAAGGAGACTTCCTAGGACCGGAGCAGCGCGGCCCGATCCAGGCCGAAAACTTGACCTGGGCATTGCATTCCCCTGAAATTTAGGTCTCGGGCCGTGTGGGGTATCCGCCGCTCCGCCGTGCCGCGGCCGCACAAtgcggaggcagagggaggagaggcggcCCCTATTTCTTCGAGCCCATCCAGCCGGGTTGGCCCGAGAGATCCTCGAGGTGGCCCGCAATCTTGGGCTTCTGGCGTGGATGGTTAAGACGGGGCCCAGGGTGGCTAAGCCGGGGTCCGTGCCGGTCAAGCCAGGGCCCGGGATGGCCATTACTTCGGCCCTGTCCGCGGCTCCGAGCGAGCCGCTCCCTGCTTTTGGAGTTTGGAAAGTTTGCGTCGAGAGGCTCCTGGGCTCGAAGCTCGGGACCCCGAGAAGGACCCGAGAGGGCTTAGATCCCGAagtgcccctcctcaccccttcttTACTCCGGCCTAACCTCTCAGGTCACCTGGctgtacacacgcacacacgcacaagcACAAGCGCTCTACGCGTTATTATTTGTGCGGATTCAGTGGCGGACGGTGAGGTGTGCGGGGGTGTTTGTAGGTGTA belongs to Ornithorhynchus anatinus isolate Pmale09 chromosome 2, mOrnAna1.pri.v4, whole genome shotgun sequence and includes:
- the LHX5 gene encoding LIM/homeobox protein Lhx5, with protein sequence MMVHCAGCERPILDRFLLNVLDRAWHIKCVQCCECKCNLTEKCFSREGKLYCKNDFFRRFGTKCAGCAQGISPSDLVRKARNKVFHLNCFTCMVCNKQLSTGEELYVIDENKFVCKEDYLNSPSLKEGSLNSVSSCTDRSLSPDLQDPLQDDPKETDHSTSSDKEAANNENEEQNSGTKRRGPRTTIKAKQLETLKAAFAATPKPTRHIREQLAQETGLNMRVIQVWFQNRRSKERRMKQLSALGARRHAFFRSPRRMRPLGGRLDESEMLGSTPYTYYGDYQGDYYGPGGNYDFFPHGPPSQAQSPADSSYLQNSGPGSTPLGPLEAPLPGHHSSENQRYTDMISHRDTPSPEPGLPGSLHPLPGEVFAGGPSPPFSMSSNSAYNGGPLSHPSQELNEAAVW